A section of the Hemitrygon akajei chromosome 8, sHemAka1.3, whole genome shotgun sequence genome encodes:
- the ptrh2 gene encoding peptidyl-tRNA hydrolase 2, mitochondrial, producing the protein METLSSPMALAILAGIGSGICLGWMVRGRFVGPLKTSLRSTAMETSVMGESGEYKMVLVVRNDLKMGKGKVAAQCSHAAVSAYRQLQVRNPDLLRQWEYCGQPKVVVKAPDEDSIVSLLMHAKNLGLTVSLIQDAGRTQIAPGSRTVLGIGPASAKLVDQVTGHLKLY; encoded by the coding sequence ATGGAGACTCTGAGCAGTCCTATGGCTCTAGCGATATTGGCCGGAATAGGATCTGGCATTTGCCTGGGTTGGATGGTTCGTGGGCGATTTGTTGGACCTTTAAAAACCTCACTGCGAAGCACAGCAATGGAAACCAGTGTCATGGGAGAGAGCGGCGAGTACAAGATGGTGCTGGTAGTTCGTAATGACCTGAAGATGGGCAAGGGGAAAGTGGCAGCGCAGTGTTCACACGCGGCAGTCTCCGCATACAGGCAGCTCCAGGTCCGGAATCCCGATCTGCTCCGGCAGTGGGAGTACTGCGGGCAACCCAAAGTGGTCGTCAAGGCACCTGACGAAGACAGCATCGTAAGCTTATTGATGCACGCCAAGAATCTGGGGCTGACCGTAAGCTTGATCCAGGACGCTGGGCGCACTCAGATAGCACCTGGCTCACGCACGGTGCTGGGCATCGGTCCAGCCTCGGCAAAGTTGGTGGACCAGGTTACAGGACACCTGAAACTGTATTGA